The genome window TGTCGGGAAGGCAAAGTAGGGGGCGTATTCACGCTTGAGTGCGACCAGGATGAACCGGGGCCGAAGTTGGGGAACACCGTAGTTCGCGGCCTGGATGTGTTCCCAGAAGACCGTGTACTTCTTCTTCTCCAGTTTCTCGATGATGGAGGACCGGTAGACCTCGAATCGCTTCTGACCCAGGCCCTTGACGTTCTCCAGGAGGACAGCCTTGGGCTTGATCTGGTCAACCAGTTTCATCGCTCGGGGGAAGAGGTCACGTTCATCATCGGCACCGAGTTGCTTCCCTGCGATGGAGAAGGGAGGGCAGGGTACGCCACCTGCGAAAAGGTCCGTCCCCTTGTACGGCCTACCGTCGAACTTGAGGACATCCTGGTGCACGATGTTCCACTCGGGATGGTTGGCACGGAGGGTCTCCACGGCCCAGTCATCGATCTCAACGGCAGCACGGTGGTGGAATCCTGCACGGTCGAGTCCCAGGGCTTGGCCACCGGCACCGGCACAGATCTCCACGCTTGTTAACTGCTCACTCATGACTGTGCAGACTACCAGGTGAGGCGTCAATCAGAGCACTCGGTCTAGAACTGGTGATCGAAGAAACTTGCGGCATACCACTCTCGGAGAGTAAGTAGCTCGCAACCGGGGTCGCCATCACATCGCCCCTGTTCAGCGCGACAATGTGACCAGAGCATGATGAAGTTCACCAAACCTCTAGACATAGAAGTTTCCTCGTGTCATACTTCTGACCAGCCGCCATCCCCCATGGTGGCCAGACCCCGGGTTGAGCCCTTCTCACATCCCCCCATGTGACCTGCTGGCTCCTCGGGGTCGTCCTATGCCACCGGTATCCTGGTGCTCATGCTGCAGATGTCGATGTACGGGTACCTCATCAGTCTCGCCACGGATCAGGGGGCAGGTCAGGTGCAGGGCCCAGATGGGCCACCGCAGGGGTTTCGGTTCCCGGACTACCCCGAGGCCCGTGTCCTGACCGATGCCCGCGACTACAACCCGATCCTCGCCTCGTGGATCGAGGAACTCGACGGAAAACTGCGAGGTCTCGGACTGAAAGCATCTCCCACAGAACTTCTCCAGCACATCCGTCTCCATGCCCTGGTTCCTAGCGATCAGCCCACGGTGACCCTCTCGGCGGTGCCGGTGAAGATGGAGGGACACGAGGGACGCTTGACACAGGTGCAGCGGGGGACAGTCATCTCCTACGGGATCGACCTGGGGGATGCTCAGTCCATCCGGGAGACCGACCACGCCGGGGTTGTCTCGGAGGCGTAACTCCTTCTCACTCCCCACAACAGCCCACCCTGCCACCAGGCAGAACTTTCCTGGCCTCACCTCTTGTGGCACTCCTGGGACCCTCGGTAAAATATGAGGAAATACTGAGAAGGAGAAACATGATCACACTGACCATCACCGACGCTGACGGATCCGCCACGACTTACAGGGGTGACGGGGCAGGCATCCGGGTGGAGGCCCTGGTGGACCTGGTGACCGTCGAGGAGGGTGTCACCACCTACGACCTCACCGATGACCAGAAGCAGGCCGTGGAGTCCTACGTGGAGGCCGGGGGCCTGCAGGAGCAGGCAGCAGCGGACTGGGATGACGCCGTGCGGGACTTCGTGATCACCACCCGGACCCTGGAGGACCTCGGTCGATTCCTCGGCGGACCGGGATCCACCGTCACCATCACCGACTAGCCCATACAGGAACCCCCGGTAGCGCAGTTGCTACCGGGGGTTTTGCCATTCCCTCCTCGGGGGACCACTTTCACCACCCCGACTCCACCAGCCTCCCACCCAGGAACGCCGACATCGACCACACCTCCACAGCGGTGGGTTCCAGCGACCGGCCACCCAGTGTCATCAGTGAACTGCGGGGAAGGATCACCCCATGCCGTCGCAGTTCGATGGGAGTCTCGATGTACGCCACGAACAACCACCGTGCGAGTGTCCCACCGGGATCAAACAGTGGCCCTGTGCCCTGCGGTGATGTCCATGCCGGGGCCTCAATCCCGCAGATCCGTGCGGTGAGGGCAGCGGTGCCACGGACCGCCCTGTCCCAGCCGTCATGTCCTGTCGTGCCGGGGTCAGCGTGGAATGCGACAGGATCCTCGGAGATCGTCGCGTCCCTGGTGCACTTCGAGAGCACGCGGATGGCGAACTGGTCGTCCATGTCCCCGCGTTTCCACCGCACGAAGTCCGCGTAGGTCAATCCTCCCCACCCTCGATCCAGGTCAGCGAAGCCCAGGACCCCTGCAGGATCTCGACCACAGCCTCCACGTCCTCCTCGGTGGTTTCCCCTGCCCAGCCCTCGCAGTACACCCGGACCTCCGCTTCCGTCCCATGCTGCTCGATCAGTCGGTTCACGAAAGATTGGGCCAACCAGGCTCTTTCCTGGTCACTCATCGCCATGCCTCTGCCTCCCTCCCACGCAGCCGGGCTACACCAGGTTCCTCCCCTGCACGCCGCTGACAGGCCCGTACCGCGTCCTGGAGCGTCTCTGTGTCCACCTGGAGCCCTGCGACCCGCCAGGCCCTCTCACCGTCCTCCACGGTGTACGCCTGGCGCATCAGGACCTCCCCGAGCAGGTGCCACTGGTGTTCCGTCAGTTCGGTGTCCCCGTACATCTGCTGGCGGAGGGCTTCCACCACATCATCACTGATCACAGCACACCCCGCAGTGGCGTCCGGACCGGGCGTGAGTAGGTGAAATCACGCGACAGCCAGTGGTTCAGGCAGTCCTCCAGGCCTTCCGCAGTCCAGCCCTCGCCGTCCACCCGCTGCAGCACTTCCAGGATCCTCTCCAGCCGTCCCCGGTCGTCCAGGAGGGCCTGGCGGACATCACCGGTGATACACGGCCACATAGGCTCGCTGACGAACCGCACGGGTCCTCCGGGGTACTCCACCAGGACCCGGCCCTCCCCATTCACCAGGATCTCCCTGTACCGTCCGCTCACGGCCAGGTGGTACAGGTCCTCCGGCTGTGCTCCGGCATCCGGCGGTCCGATCTGCGCCATGACCACCCGGTCCTCCGGGGCCAGATCCCGGTAGTCCACCACCGCCCCCGTATCGAGTTGCCCGCGCCAGGAGAGGAGGAAAGACCGGATCAGCCGCTGGTTAACATCACTTTCAGTGAGGTCAACGTCCGGGTCGCCCATGTCCTCCTGGAGGCTCCTACAGATCACCACGGCCTCCCGGACAATCCCGGGGTCCACACCGTCGGGGACACCCCAGCCACGTCGGAGTACCTCGGCGGTCAGCGCGTAGGCCCCGGCATCTGGCGGGGTGAGGTGATGATGTTCCTGGACAAGGGTGATGAGATCCGGGGCGGTGGTGGTCATGGTGTCCAGGATACGGGTGCACCGCCGTCTCCTCACTTGAACCCCGCACGGATTCCGCACGATTTGAACCTCACAGGGAACCCTGGAATTTGGTTGGGTTTCTTGAGAATGATCCAGCGTGAACAGCGTAGATAGGCCGTCATTCTAAGAAACCGTACCAAATTCCAGGGTCTCTGGTTAACCGTAGGTTGCGAGTTCAAGTCTCGTCTCCAGCTCAGAAAAGTACGTGTGAACTGCAGGTATGTCGGCGATCGCCGGGGGTAGTCAGTCCATCTTCTGGATGGTTCTGTCGAGGGTGTCGTAGGTGAAGGCGGTCCGCAGCTCGGACAGTGCGTCCTCGTCGACGGTGAGGTACTCCGCCCCGTCCTCCGAGGTGCCCGGGTCCCCGGTCGGCAGTGTCATGAAGCGGAATTCGGAGATTTCCACTCCCCTGAGCTTCGTGAGCAGTGAGACCATGCCGCGGGCATCGAGCCCGTCATCGACGGTGAGGTACGGGGACAGCTGATCGACCGCCCGGGTGACCTTGACCGGGTTGGTCAGAGTTCCGACCGAGACGAGCTTTGAGATCACTGCCTTGAGGAACGCCTGCTGGTTGCGTATCCGCTGGAAGTCACCGTCGGCGAAGGGATACCGGGCCCGGACGAAGGACAGTGCGCCGTCCCCGTCGAGGTGGTTCAACCCCTCGGGGAACGTCCGTCCGTAGCTGGTGAACTCCTTGTAGACCGGCACATCCACGCCACCCAGCGCATCAGTGAGGCCCCGGAACCCCTCGAAGTCGATGATCGCCACATGGTCGATCCGGACCCCGATGAGGTCATGGATGGTGGATACCGCGAGATTCGCACCGCCGTAGCTCATCGCGGCGTTGAGTTTGTCCTCCCCATGTCCCTTGATCGGCACCCAGAGATCCCGGGGTAGGGACACGACCTGGACGCCGCTGCCGTTCGCGGCGATGTGGGCGACCATGATCGCATCCGACCGGGTCCCGGTGATGCCCGCCTGGTCGGGGTCGTCCTCGCTGCGGGTGTCCGTGCCGAGGATGAGGATGTTGGTTCCCGGCCCGTCGGCGGCGTTCGGGCTCTGTAGCTCGGTGACGTTCAGCTGCTGGGTGCCCGAGTTCCACCGGTGCGCCAGGTAGCCCGCGAAGCCGACGCAGCCCACGGCGATGACCAGCAGGATGCTGAGGATGGAGAGCAGTAGCTTCCGTGTCCGGGACCGGTGGGGGCGCGACGTTCCCCGGGGCTCGTCGGCCTCCGGGGTGTTCATGGCGCGCCTCGTTCTTCGGCATCTGCCCGTCTTACTCATCGACGCGCCCCTGGCGGGGGAGAGTGTGGGCGCGTCTGATACTTCGGAAAAACCACAATATCTTCATATATACGATATAAAGTGGCGGTCTTCCCCGCAAGTCGTGAAGGGGGGTGACCTGGTCCCCCTCTGGCCCTGACTCCAGACCCTGACTTGAGGCCCTGACTCCGGGCCCTCACGCAGCATCGATGCCGCCAGCGTCCTCCGACCAACGGTCACGCCCCCGTCGGCCGACGGGGGCAGGGTGACATCCTGTCGTGCGTGACGGGCTGCTACTCCGGCTCCTTCTTCCGGTTCAGGTCACCCTCAGCCAGCAGCTTCGTCGGGTCCTCGACGTACTCGGCTTCGACGGACTGCATGATGAACGGTTTTCCACCGT of Corynebacterium terpenotabidum Y-11 contains these proteins:
- a CDS encoding DNA cytosine methyltransferase is translated as MSEQLTSVEICAGAGGQALGLDRAGFHHRAAVEIDDWAVETLRANHPEWNIVHQDVLKFDGRPYKGTDLFAGGVPCPPFSIAGKQLGADDERDLFPRAMKLVDQIKPKAVLLENVKGLGQKRFEVYRSSIIEKLEKKKYTVFWEHIQAANYGVPQLRPRFILVALKREYAPYFAFPTPSDHRVTVGEALHDLMAARGWDGADDWAHRADKVAPTLVGGSKKHGGADVGPTRAKAAWKAMGVKGTSIAEEAPGPDFPLDPAIEMPRLTVQMGGVIQGFPDDWKWQGGKTAQWRQVGNAFPPPVAEAIGHRIAAALRKEPLPEGVEPAVPARPLQTLGE
- a CDS encoding LCP family protein, with product MNTPEADEPRGTSRPHRSRTRKLLLSILSILLVIAVGCVGFAGYLAHRWNSGTQQLNVTELQSPNAADGPGTNILILGTDTRSEDDPDQAGITGTRSDAIMVAHIAANGSGVQVVSLPRDLWVPIKGHGEDKLNAAMSYGGANLAVSTIHDLIGVRIDHVAIIDFEGFRGLTDALGGVDVPVYKEFTSYGRTFPEGLNHLDGDGALSFVRARYPFADGDFQRIRNQQAFLKAVISKLVSVGTLTNPVKVTRAVDQLSPYLTVDDGLDARGMVSLLTKLRGVEISEFRFMTLPTGDPGTSEDGAEYLTVDEDALSELRTAFTYDTLDRTIQKMD